The Treponema medium genome has a window encoding:
- a CDS encoding lipid II:glycine glycyltransferase FemX — MNTLTIKECTDMTVKTPAQHFLQSRFWAEFKKEQGWTYRQYEVHSPGTRSFLLTVLLRQLSPFGFLAYIPMGPSILITNDPSLPETAEKRKLFLVNLAEKLVPLLPAYVFLIRFDPPWECAMKTGETQKFSSQDFPLIPCTGGKTPCSLRKAASDIQPPDTIQLDLQQPLDVLLAQCKPKWRYNIRLAEKKGVQVRCFSGSQAEDAIPVFYQIYRETAARDGIAIHSENYYRSLCRLAVDPVFDAEHILISVYIAYFEEKPLAAIITLFSSSGAVYLYGASSNEHRNLMPSYLLQWQAIQNAQKYGCSSYDFYGIPPTDDSHHPMYGLYRFKTGFGGTIIHRVGTLDIPVRGFRYRLYSYAERLRMFWFKTVKKKIRVHNRKS; from the coding sequence ATGAATACATTGACGATAAAAGAATGTACCGATATGACGGTGAAAACTCCTGCGCAGCATTTTCTGCAGAGCCGTTTTTGGGCAGAATTTAAAAAGGAGCAAGGCTGGACATATCGGCAATATGAGGTACATAGTCCGGGTACCCGTTCTTTTTTACTCACGGTTTTATTGCGGCAATTGAGTCCCTTCGGTTTTCTTGCCTATATTCCGATGGGTCCGTCTATCCTCATTACGAATGATCCGAGCCTCCCCGAAACGGCGGAAAAACGGAAGCTTTTTCTGGTAAACCTTGCGGAAAAGCTTGTACCGTTGCTGCCTGCTTATGTTTTTTTAATTCGCTTTGACCCACCGTGGGAGTGTGCAATGAAAACTGGAGAAACACAAAAGTTTTCTTCTCAAGATTTTCCGCTTATACCTTGTACCGGCGGAAAAACGCCGTGCAGCTTGCGTAAAGCAGCTTCCGATATTCAGCCGCCCGATACGATTCAGCTTGATTTACAACAGCCGCTTGACGTACTGCTCGCTCAGTGTAAACCGAAGTGGCGCTATAATATCCGGCTTGCCGAAAAAAAAGGTGTGCAGGTACGCTGTTTTTCCGGAAGCCAGGCCGAAGACGCGATACCCGTTTTTTATCAGATTTACCGTGAAACTGCGGCAAGGGACGGCATTGCTATCCATAGCGAAAACTATTACCGCTCGCTTTGTCGGCTTGCCGTCGATCCTGTATTCGACGCCGAACATATTCTTATTTCGGTTTATATTGCTTATTTTGAAGAGAAGCCGCTTGCTGCGATTATCACGCTTTTTTCTTCGAGCGGAGCCGTCTATCTGTACGGCGCTTCTTCAAATGAACACCGTAACCTAATGCCTTCATACCTACTGCAATGGCAGGCAATTCAGAATGCGCAAAAATACGGCTGTAGCTCTTATGACTTCTACGGAATTCCCCCTACTGACGATTCGCACCATCCAATGTATGGTCTGTATCGGTTTAAAACAGGATTCGGCGGAACTATTATTCATCGAGTAGGAACACTTGATATTCCGGTACGAGGCTTCCGCTATCGCCTCTACTCTTATGCGGAGCGATTACGAATGTTTTGGTTTAAAACCGTCAAAAAGAAGATTCGCGTTCATAATCGAAAATCGTAG